A genome region from Haloactinospora alba includes the following:
- a CDS encoding SPFH domain-containing protein, whose product MLSVIVILLVFVAILGVIAWRSVRIVPQAMTDVVERFGSYHRTLKSGFNIVIPFVDHVRERIDMRVQVVSFPAQSAITQDNLAVNVDTAVYIKVIDPFDATYRVANFIEAVEQLASATLRNVIGGMELEHTLTSRDQINRELSTVLDDAAGEWGIQVDRVELKSVEPPESVQEAMEKQMRADRDKRAEILTAEGQKQSAILRAEGEQSAAVLSAQGEADAEKVRAKAQAEAMTLRARGEADAIAMVFEALHSGEVNQELLAYQYLQKLPEIAQGDANKVWIVPSEMGKALEGVGDIFERLQSSGTGAARG is encoded by the coding sequence ATGCTTTCCGTCATTGTCATCCTGCTGGTGTTCGTGGCGATCCTGGGTGTGATCGCCTGGCGTAGCGTGCGCATCGTCCCGCAGGCCATGACCGACGTCGTCGAACGTTTCGGCAGCTACCACCGGACCCTCAAATCCGGTTTCAATATCGTCATTCCGTTTGTGGACCATGTTCGGGAACGCATCGACATGCGTGTCCAGGTGGTCAGTTTCCCCGCGCAGTCCGCCATCACCCAGGACAACCTGGCGGTGAACGTGGACACCGCGGTGTACATCAAGGTCATCGACCCCTTCGACGCCACCTACCGGGTCGCCAACTTCATCGAGGCCGTGGAGCAGCTGGCCTCGGCCACGCTGCGCAACGTCATCGGTGGCATGGAACTGGAACACACCCTGACCTCGCGCGACCAGATCAACCGGGAGCTGAGTACGGTCCTGGACGACGCCGCCGGTGAGTGGGGCATCCAGGTGGACCGGGTGGAGCTGAAGTCCGTGGAGCCGCCCGAGTCCGTGCAGGAGGCGATGGAGAAGCAGATGCGCGCTGACCGGGACAAGCGCGCCGAGATCCTCACGGCTGAGGGGCAGAAACAGTCGGCGATCCTGCGGGCCGAGGGTGAACAGTCCGCCGCGGTGCTGAGCGCCCAGGGTGAGGCCGACGCGGAGAAGGTGCGGGCGAAGGCCCAGGCGGAGGCGATGACGCTGCGAGCGCGGGGCGAGGCCGACGCGATCGCGATGGTGTTCGAGGCGCTGCACTCCGGCGAGGTGAACCAGGAGCTGCTCGCGTACCAGTACCTGCAGAAGCTCCCGGAGATCGCCCAGGGAGACGCGAACAAGGTGTGGATCGTGCCGAGCGAGATGGGCAAGGCCCTGGAAGGGGTCGGCGACATCTTCGAACGGCTCCAGTCCAGCGGTACGGGTGCGGCGCGGGGTTAG